A part of Paenibacillus sp. IHBB 10380 genomic DNA contains:
- a CDS encoding endo-beta-N-acetylglucosaminidase: MNIPFKFKMLVATGVLAASIAGLAPSSQAQQPYSSYWYPKDLLTWSSSQDKDAPFNRASIPLADRFSGQKVNPKASVDPKVMALSIMNPHTSNTPSQGSNEFNTFTFGYWQYVDKLVTWGGSAGEGIIVPPSADVIDAGHKNGVPVLGTIFFPPTVYGGKYEWVKEFMQQKPDGTFPVADKLLEVANYYGFDGWFINQETEGGTPEDALQMQTLIQYMKKHQQDNMQIVWYDSMTNKGNINWQNALTDSNQMFLQNKTEKVADNMFLNFWWRDMQPSRDKAILLGRSPYDLYAGIDVQANGYDTKVSWDGLFPGGTGNNAKVSLGLYAPDWTFSSSKTHDEYYMKENKFWVGPNGTPNNTETTDAWKGISNYVVEQSAINHLPFSTHFNTGNGHFFSVNGQLMTEEPWSNRSLQDILPTWRWMTESKGVALQPSIDFTTAYYGGSSLKVAGKLNAANATNVQLYKTDLLVEKSTELAVTYQTPYKTSNIKVGLTFADAPDQIVYLDAGETQENKWTTKKLSLGQYAGKRISSLSLFFSSDSEIADYTIHIGELSVYNTNKAKELPAVSNLDISETDFKEEIYTDARLVWDKLDADVQQYEVYRVLPSGQKEWLGATSNNAYYVQQMKRDNKEDRTTLEVVAVNKQYQQGQRTQVHFDWPKYPKPVAKFTSDTFVIMPGGKVAFTDLSSEVTEQRLWSFPGGTPSSSTDKNPIVYYDKEGIYPVTLTATNSAGQDVNTQDSYINVTTDEIALARNIAVGKTTTASSFVSKGEAPEFAVDGKVTDNSKWCAVGSGPHWLTVDLGSSSRLKQFVIKHAETGGEGASVNTSDFTIEVSEDGKTWSEVVHVQGNTQAETTHSIPVTSARYAKLTVLKGTQGGDSAARIYEFEVHGVQK; the protein is encoded by the coding sequence ATGAATATTCCGTTTAAATTTAAAATGTTAGTCGCAACAGGTGTGCTTGCAGCATCCATAGCGGGTCTGGCACCGAGCAGCCAAGCACAACAACCTTATTCTTCTTACTGGTATCCAAAGGATTTGCTCACTTGGAGTTCCAGCCAAGACAAAGATGCGCCATTTAACAGAGCTAGTATTCCGCTTGCAGATCGATTTTCTGGACAAAAGGTAAATCCAAAAGCTTCCGTAGATCCCAAAGTAATGGCGCTTTCCATCATGAATCCACATACAAGCAATACACCTTCGCAAGGTTCGAATGAGTTCAATACGTTCACATTCGGTTATTGGCAATATGTCGATAAGCTTGTTACATGGGGAGGATCAGCAGGAGAAGGGATCATCGTTCCACCAAGTGCAGATGTCATTGATGCTGGTCATAAGAATGGTGTACCTGTACTGGGAACTATTTTCTTCCCACCGACTGTGTATGGGGGCAAATACGAATGGGTTAAAGAATTTATGCAGCAAAAACCAGATGGTACTTTCCCAGTAGCGGACAAACTTCTAGAAGTCGCTAACTACTACGGTTTTGATGGCTGGTTTATTAATCAAGAAACAGAAGGTGGTACGCCTGAAGATGCTCTTCAAATGCAAACACTGATTCAATATATGAAAAAACATCAACAAGACAACATGCAGATCGTCTGGTACGACTCCATGACCAACAAAGGTAACATTAACTGGCAGAACGCTTTAACAGATTCAAACCAAATGTTTTTGCAAAATAAAACAGAAAAAGTAGCCGACAACATGTTCCTCAACTTCTGGTGGAGAGACATGCAACCTTCCCGTGACAAAGCAATCCTACTAGGAAGAAGTCCTTATGATCTGTATGCAGGTATCGACGTACAAGCCAACGGCTACGACACCAAAGTAAGCTGGGATGGTCTGTTCCCAGGGGGTACCGGTAACAATGCCAAAGTATCTCTCGGTTTGTACGCGCCAGACTGGACTTTCAGCAGCTCCAAAACACATGATGAATATTACATGAAAGAAAACAAGTTCTGGGTCGGACCGAATGGTACACCTAACAACACAGAAACAACGGATGCTTGGAAAGGTATCTCTAATTATGTTGTAGAACAATCAGCCATTAACCACTTACCCTTCTCTACCCATTTCAATACCGGTAATGGTCATTTCTTTTCAGTTAATGGACAATTGATGACAGAAGAACCTTGGAGCAATCGCAGTTTACAAGATATTTTGCCTACCTGGAGATGGATGACAGAAAGCAAAGGAGTCGCATTACAACCAAGCATCGACTTTACTACCGCCTATTACGGTGGAAGCTCATTAAAAGTAGCTGGTAAATTAAATGCAGCCAACGCGACAAATGTACAACTATATAAAACGGATTTATTAGTCGAGAAGAGCACTGAACTTGCAGTCACATACCAAACACCGTATAAAACGTCCAACATAAAAGTAGGTCTTACTTTTGCAGATGCACCAGATCAAATTGTGTATCTCGATGCTGGAGAGACACAAGAAAATAAATGGACGACAAAGAAGCTATCTCTTGGACAATATGCAGGTAAACGCATCTCTTCCCTATCTTTATTCTTTTCTAGTGACTCAGAAATAGCTGATTACACGATTCATATTGGCGAATTGTCGGTCTATAACACTAATAAAGCTAAGGAGCTCCCTGCCGTATCCAATCTAGATATTAGCGAAACAGACTTTAAAGAAGAAATTTATACTGATGCTAGATTAGTCTGGGACAAACTAGATGCCGATGTGCAGCAGTATGAAGTCTATCGTGTTCTTCCATCTGGACAAAAAGAATGGTTAGGTGCAACCTCTAACAACGCTTACTATGTACAACAAATGAAACGCGACAACAAAGAAGATCGTACGACGCTTGAAGTTGTTGCAGTCAACAAACAATACCAACAAGGACAACGTACTCAGGTACATTTCGATTGGCCTAAATACCCAAAACCAGTAGCCAAATTTACATCCGATACATTCGTCATCATGCCGGGTGGAAAAGTAGCTTTCACCGACCTCTCTTCTGAAGTAACTGAACAACGGTTATGGTCATTCCCTGGGGGTACACCCTCATCAAGCACGGACAAAAACCCCATTGTCTATTATGACAAAGAAGGTATCTATCCCGTGACACTTACGGCAACTAACAGTGCCGGTCAAGATGTGAACACACAAGACAGTTATATAAACGTAACGACAGATGAGATCGCCCTAGCACGTAACATAGCAGTTGGTAAAACAACCACAGCAAGTAGCTTTGTGAGTAAAGGCGAAGCACCCGAATTTGCGGTTGATGGTAAAGTAACAGACAATAGTAAATGGTGTGCAGTAGGTTCAGGGCCTCACTGGTTAACCGTTGATCTCGGTTCCAGTTCTAGACTGAAGCAATTCGTCATCAAACATGCAGAAACGGGTGGAGAAGGTGCATCTGTGAATACGAGTGACTTCACAATCGAAGTCAGTGAAGACGGAAAAACGTGGAGTGAAGTCGTTCATGTTCAAGGAAATACACAAGCAGAAACCACCCACTCCATTCCAGTAACCAGCGCTAGATACGCCAAATTAACTGTTCTAAAAGGAACACAGGGTGGCGATTCAGCGGCTCGCATTTATGAATTCGAAGTTCATGGTGTCCAGAAGTAA